In a genomic window of Mycolicibacterium neoaurum VKM Ac-1815D:
- a CDS encoding MogA/MoaB family molybdenum cofactor biosynthesis protein, giving the protein MRTARVIIASTRAAAGIYEDRTGPIIADWLGERGFDVPAPIVVADGDDVETALRRAVAERVSVIITSGGTGISPTDRTADITAAVVDYQIPGLADAIRRSGLPAVPTSVLSRGVCGVSGSTLVVNLPGSSGGVKDGLGVLADVLEHALDQLAGGDHGR; this is encoded by the coding sequence ATGAGGACCGCGCGGGTCATCATCGCTTCCACCCGGGCCGCCGCCGGCATCTATGAAGACCGGACCGGCCCGATCATCGCGGACTGGCTCGGTGAGCGTGGGTTCGACGTCCCCGCGCCGATCGTGGTGGCCGACGGTGACGACGTCGAGACCGCACTGCGCCGGGCCGTTGCCGAACGGGTGTCGGTCATCATCACTTCGGGCGGTACCGGCATCTCGCCGACGGACCGCACCGCCGATATCACCGCCGCCGTCGTGGATTATCAGATTCCCGGGCTTGCCGATGCGATTCGCCGCTCGGGACTGCCTGCGGTGCCGACATCGGTGCTGTCCCGCGGCGTCTGCGGGGTCAGCGGGTCGACGCTTGTCGTCAATCTGCCCGGATCGTCGGGCGGGGTGAAGGACGGTCTCGGCGTCCTTGCCGATGTGCTGGAGCACGCACTCGATCAACTGGCCGGGGGTGACCATGGGCGCTGA
- a CDS encoding transglycosylase family protein, producing MSGRHRKPTSSSISVAKIAFTGAVIGGGSIALAGHAGAATDAEWDTVANCESSGNWAINTGNGYHGGLQFSPSTWAGHGGGEFAPAAYLATKEEQIAVAERVLASQGKGAWPTCGRGLSGPTPRNVLPEPAPLDNPLVNPQLPPPPPAPLPPAPLPPAPVDALAAPLPPAPLPPPPAPLPPAPIDAVPLAAPAPLPPAPAPLPPAPAPAPVDAVALSAPAPQAPVDPAVPLPGAPIDALPLDAPLPPAPAVNAANWDTAESAPHQPQLWSLEAPLPMEPAPVIPAPAPAPAPVPGAPVAPPASDPAAQPVSADQAVPAEGVPHLVSPENLPPGTTLNPTALPNEGPNVSYLRQIWNAVQQQQITGRDALLAITTQRSLAGEAPGPQVPMAPPAPGAPLPPPAPGAPVLTPVPPAPLP from the coding sequence ATGAGTGGACGGCACCGTAAGCCCACGTCATCGTCAATAAGCGTCGCGAAGATCGCCTTCACGGGTGCAGTCATCGGCGGCGGCAGCATCGCACTCGCCGGGCACGCCGGCGCCGCCACCGATGCCGAGTGGGACACCGTCGCGAACTGCGAGTCCAGCGGTAACTGGGCGATCAACACCGGCAACGGCTACCACGGTGGCTTGCAGTTCTCGCCGAGCACGTGGGCCGGACACGGCGGTGGCGAGTTCGCCCCGGCCGCCTATCTGGCCACCAAGGAAGAGCAGATCGCCGTCGCCGAACGGGTGCTCGCCAGCCAGGGCAAGGGCGCCTGGCCCACCTGCGGTCGTGGTCTGTCGGGCCCGACGCCGCGCAACGTGCTGCCCGAGCCTGCTCCGCTGGACAACCCGCTGGTGAATCCGCAGCTGCCGCCCCCGCCGCCTGCTCCCCTTCCGCCGGCTCCCCTGCCCCCGGCCCCGGTCGATGCGCTTGCCGCTCCCCTGCCGCCGGCCCCGCTGCCGCCCCCGCCCGCTCCGCTGCCCCCGGCCCCGATCGACGCCGTCCCGCTGGCCGCCCCTGCACCCCTGCCCCCGGCCCCGGCCCCGCTGCCTCCCGCACCGGCCCCGGCGCCCGTGGACGCCGTCGCACTCTCCGCTCCTGCCCCGCAGGCTCCGGTGGACCCCGCCGTGCCGCTGCCCGGCGCCCCCATCGACGCCCTGCCGCTGGACGCGCCGCTGCCGCCGGCCCCGGCCGTCAACGCCGCGAACTGGGACACCGCGGAGTCCGCGCCCCACCAACCGCAGCTGTGGTCGCTGGAGGCCCCGCTGCCGATGGAGCCCGCTCCAGTGATCCCGGCACCCGCGCCTGCCCCGGCACCGGTGCCCGGGGCGCCCGTCGCGCCGCCCGCCTCGGATCCGGCCGCCCAGCCCGTCTCCGCTGACCAAGCCGTCCCGGCCGAGGGTGTGCCGCACCTGGTCAGCCCGGAGAACCTGCCGCCGGGAACCACCCTCAATCCGACTGCGCTTCCCAACGAGGGCCCCAACGTCAGCTACCTGCGCCAGATCTGGAACGCGGTGCAGCAGCAGCAGATCACCGGCCGCGACGCCCTGCTCGCGATCACCACGCAGCGCTCGCTGGCCGGCGAGGCCCCCGGACCGCAGGTGCCGATGGCTCCGCCCGCGCCCGGCGCACCGCTGCCGCCGCCGGCCCCAGGCGCACCGGTCCTCACGCCGGTCCCGCCCGCGCCGCTGCCCTGA
- the moaA gene encoding GTP 3',8-cyclase MoaA translates to MTVTNLGLPMPTRPNTPGMPTRGPLVDTFGRVATDLRVSLTDRCNLRCTYCMPAEGLDWLPDNQLLRADELARLLRIAVTRLGITSIRFTGGEPLVSRDLEATIAAAAALHPRPEIAVTTNGLGLKRRAKALKDAGLNRVNVSLDTVNAEHFAQITRRDRLDDVLAGLAAAAEAGLGPVKVNAVLDPRTGLDDVVPLLRFCLDHGYQLRVIEQMPLDAGHEWSRAKTIDGQTVLDTLRRHFDLRPDPSPRGSAPAQLWRVDGGTGTVGVIASVSESFCGACDRTRLTADGQIRNCLFATTETDLRRLLRDGADDDDIEAAWRSAMWAKAAGHGINDPNFVQPARPMSAIGG, encoded by the coding sequence GTGACGGTGACCAATCTCGGGCTGCCCATGCCGACGCGGCCGAACACTCCGGGCATGCCCACCCGCGGCCCGTTGGTCGACACCTTCGGCCGCGTCGCCACCGATCTGCGCGTCTCGTTGACCGACCGCTGCAATCTGCGCTGCACCTACTGCATGCCCGCCGAGGGCCTGGACTGGTTGCCGGACAACCAGCTGCTGCGCGCCGACGAACTGGCCAGACTGCTGCGTATCGCCGTGACGCGGCTCGGCATCACCAGCATCCGGTTCACCGGCGGCGAGCCACTGGTGTCCCGGGACCTCGAAGCCACCATCGCCGCTGCGGCGGCATTACATCCCCGCCCCGAGATCGCCGTGACCACCAACGGCCTCGGTCTCAAGCGGCGCGCCAAGGCACTCAAGGACGCGGGCCTGAACCGGGTGAACGTCTCACTGGACACGGTCAACGCCGAACATTTCGCCCAGATCACCCGTCGCGACCGGCTCGATGATGTGTTGGCAGGCCTGGCAGCCGCCGCCGAGGCCGGCCTGGGACCGGTCAAGGTCAACGCGGTCCTGGATCCGCGCACCGGCCTCGACGACGTGGTGCCGCTGCTGCGCTTCTGCCTGGACCACGGCTACCAACTCCGGGTGATCGAGCAGATGCCACTGGACGCCGGCCATGAATGGTCGCGCGCCAAGACCATCGACGGTCAGACGGTCCTGGACACCCTGCGCCGACACTTCGACCTACGGCCCGACCCCAGCCCGCGGGGCTCGGCACCGGCCCAGTTGTGGCGGGTGGACGGCGGCACCGGGACCGTCGGCGTCATCGCCTCGGTCTCGGAGTCGTTCTGCGGGGCGTGTGACCGGACCCGGCTGACCGCCGACGGCCAGATCCGCAACTGCCTGTTCGCGACGACGGAGACCGACCTGCGCCGGCTGCTACGCGACGGCGCGGACGACGACGACATCGAGGCGGCCTGGCGGTCGGCGATGTGGGCGAAGGCGGCCGGACACGGCATCAACGACCCCAACTTCGTCCAGCCCGCACGACCGATGAGCGCGATCGGCGGCTAG
- a CDS encoding MoaD/ThiS family protein has protein sequence MSEIEIEVRYFAAARAAAGTETETLRVPGGTTVLAVVDELAGRGPELAKVLARCSYLVDGVAVRDKNVPLSTSETLDVLPPFAGG, from the coding sequence GTGAGCGAGATAGAGATAGAGGTCCGGTACTTCGCGGCCGCACGGGCGGCGGCAGGAACCGAGACCGAAACGTTGCGGGTTCCGGGCGGGACCACCGTGCTTGCCGTCGTCGACGAACTGGCCGGGCGCGGGCCCGAGTTGGCGAAAGTGCTCGCACGCTGCTCGTACCTGGTCGACGGAGTGGCGGTACGCGATAAAAACGTTCCGCTCTCAACGTCCGAGACGCTCGACGTGTTACCCCCATTCGCCGGCGGATAG
- a CDS encoding MFS transporter produces the protein MANYPSDADLPRQRRQQTPSANRWLPPLDDQTTNHRRNDPPPPRSSATGGERITVTRAAAQRSREMGSRMYGLVHRAATADGADKSGLTALTWPVVANFAVDAAMAVALANTLFFAAASGESKSKVALYLLITIAPFAVIAPLIGPALDRLQHGRRVALACSFAARTVLVVVLIANYDGATGSFPSWVLYPCALGMMVLSKSFSVLRSAVTPRVLPPSIDLVRVNSRLTTFGLIFGTMIGGGIAAGSEYLFNMLELPGALYVLVAATVGGAILAMRIPKWVEVTTGEVPATLSYHGGTDQLRRRPDRSAARQPLGRNIITSLWGNCTIKVMVGFLFLYPAFVAKAHGAGGWEQLRILGLIGAAAAIGNFAGNFTAARLKLGRPALLVVRAAIVVTAAALAAAVTGNLLVAAAATLITSGSSAIAKASLDASLQDDLPEESRASAFGRSESVLQLAWVLGGATGVLIYTELWAGFTTVTAILILGLAQTLVSYNGASLIPGFGGNRPVLAETEGGILNSPDPTVRSHR, from the coding sequence ATGGCCAACTATCCCAGCGACGCCGACCTCCCCCGGCAACGCAGGCAGCAGACGCCCAGCGCCAACCGTTGGCTGCCACCCCTCGACGACCAGACCACCAACCACCGACGTAACGATCCACCGCCGCCGCGCAGCAGCGCCACCGGCGGCGAGCGCATCACGGTCACCCGCGCCGCCGCCCAGCGCAGCCGTGAGATGGGATCACGGATGTACGGCCTGGTGCACCGCGCCGCCACCGCCGACGGCGCCGACAAATCCGGTCTGACGGCGCTGACATGGCCGGTGGTCGCCAACTTCGCGGTGGACGCGGCGATGGCGGTGGCGCTGGCCAACACCCTGTTCTTCGCGGCGGCCTCCGGGGAGAGCAAGAGCAAGGTCGCGCTGTATCTGTTGATCACCATCGCGCCGTTCGCGGTGATCGCACCCCTGATCGGCCCGGCCCTCGACCGACTTCAGCACGGCCGCCGGGTGGCGCTGGCGTGCTCGTTCGCCGCCCGCACCGTGCTGGTCGTGGTGCTGATCGCCAACTACGACGGCGCGACGGGCAGCTTCCCGTCCTGGGTGCTGTACCCGTGCGCGCTCGGAATGATGGTCTTGTCCAAGTCTTTCAGTGTGTTGCGCAGTGCGGTGACACCGCGCGTGCTGCCGCCGTCGATCGACCTGGTGCGGGTGAACTCCAGGCTGACGACATTCGGGCTCATCTTCGGGACGATGATCGGCGGCGGTATCGCTGCGGGCTCGGAGTATCTGTTCAACATGCTCGAACTGCCCGGCGCGCTGTATGTGCTCGTCGCCGCGACCGTCGGCGGCGCCATCCTGGCCATGCGCATCCCGAAGTGGGTGGAGGTCACCACCGGTGAGGTGCCCGCCACACTGAGCTATCACGGTGGCACCGACCAGCTGCGCAGGCGCCCGGATCGCAGCGCCGCCCGGCAACCACTGGGCCGCAACATCATCACCAGCCTCTGGGGAAACTGCACGATCAAGGTGATGGTCGGTTTCCTGTTCCTGTATCCGGCCTTCGTGGCCAAGGCGCACGGCGCCGGCGGTTGGGAACAGCTGCGCATCCTCGGCCTCATCGGCGCCGCCGCGGCCATCGGCAACTTCGCCGGAAACTTCACCGCCGCGCGGCTCAAGCTCGGTAGGCCTGCCCTGCTGGTGGTCCGCGCGGCCATCGTCGTGACGGCGGCGGCGTTGGCGGCCGCGGTCACCGGCAACCTGCTGGTCGCCGCCGCGGCAACGCTGATCACCTCCGGCTCCAGCGCCATCGCGAAGGCATCGCTGGACGCATCGCTGCAGGACGACCTGCCCGAGGAATCGCGGGCCTCGGCATTCGGCCGCTCCGAATCGGTGTTGCAGCTGGCCTGGGTGCTCGGCGGGGCGACCGGCGTTCTCATCTACACCGAACTGTGGGCGGGCTTCACGACCGTCACCGCGATACTGATTCTGGGGCTGGCACAGACATTGGTCAGTTACAACGGCGCATCACTCATCCCGGGATTTGGCGGCAACCGTCCCGTCCTGGCCGAAACCGAAGGCGGCATCCTGAACTCCCCCGATCCCACCGTCCGGAGCCATCGATGA
- a CDS encoding VOC family protein, whose product MTVGRVVPILTVPDVDAARAAYIATLGLTEVMNHGWIVTLADADHRHQLSLMTRDQTAPVNPTVSVEVDDVDAAYQAAVAAGLTIVHPLSDEPWGVRRFFFADAAGNIVNVLSHRG is encoded by the coding sequence ATGACCGTTGGCCGGGTGGTCCCGATCTTGACCGTGCCCGATGTCGACGCCGCCCGTGCCGCGTATATCGCGACGCTCGGGCTGACCGAGGTGATGAACCACGGTTGGATCGTCACGCTTGCCGATGCCGACCACCGTCATCAGCTGAGCCTGATGACAAGAGATCAGACCGCGCCGGTCAACCCCACGGTGTCGGTCGAGGTCGATGATGTCGATGCCGCGTACCAGGCAGCGGTGGCCGCCGGACTGACCATCGTGCACCCGCTCTCCGATGAGCCGTGGGGTGTACGGCGGTTCTTCTTCGCCGACGCCGCGGGCAATATCGTCAACGTGTTGTCACACCGCGGCTAG
- a CDS encoding helicase-associated domain-containing protein — translation MTRGIKSVPLGVWLADLPDERLVRLLELRPDLTAPPPSTIAALAARAQARQSVKAATDTLTFLHLAVLDTLLVLHADAAAVPRDAVADFIGARADRADVDEALQDLQDRALVWGDEGLRVVAEVSAGVPWYPGQAVPDGPTPTADEIRRLIDALDEPSRELLTRLVEGSPVGRTRDAIPGAPADRPAQRLLAEGLLHRIPSDTDDTVILPRVVGQVLRGDLPGPTGLRTPDPAVHTTTQAEVDSVAAGAAIDLLREIDLVIQTLSDAPASELRSGGLGVRDVKKLTKLTGIDEQRLALILELSAAAGLLAPGTPDPEPAAGNSPYWAPTVGADRFIEMSTAARWQLIAWTWLNLPARPSLVGQRGPDGKPYGVLSDALYSTAAPLDRRLLLTVLAGLPAGAGVDAESAALAMIWQRPRWAARLQLGPVTDLLREAHAVGLVGRGAIATPARAMLAQQSEDAADATIAAMDKVLPAPLDHFLLQADLTVVVPGPLLRELAEQLDVVATVESAGAAMVYRISEASIRRALDAGRTAGGLHAFFEKHSKTPVPQGLTYLVDDVARRHGQLRVGMAASFVRCEDPALLAQAVATPAAEPLELRILAPTVAVSQAQIGDVLAALRAGGFVPAAEDASGAVVDIRARGARVPTLSRRRVFRPLTAPTNQTLGAIVAVMRSVAASPRSNERLDPAVLIALLQQAAVEQTTVVMGYVDPAGVATQRVVAPINIRGGQLTAFDPAAGRVREFAIHRVTSVVSADSG, via the coding sequence ATGACCCGGGGAATCAAGAGCGTGCCGCTGGGCGTCTGGCTGGCAGACCTGCCCGATGAGCGCCTGGTACGGCTGCTCGAGCTGCGGCCCGACCTCACCGCGCCGCCGCCGAGCACGATCGCGGCGTTGGCCGCGCGGGCGCAGGCCCGCCAGTCGGTGAAGGCTGCCACGGACACACTGACCTTCCTGCACCTGGCCGTCCTGGACACGCTGTTGGTGTTGCACGCCGACGCCGCCGCGGTGCCTCGGGACGCGGTGGCCGATTTCATCGGCGCGCGCGCCGACCGCGCGGACGTGGACGAAGCCCTCCAGGATCTGCAGGACCGCGCGCTGGTGTGGGGTGACGAGGGCCTGCGCGTGGTCGCCGAGGTGAGCGCGGGTGTGCCCTGGTACCCGGGGCAGGCCGTGCCCGACGGGCCCACTCCGACCGCCGACGAGATCCGCCGACTGATCGACGCGCTCGACGAACCCAGCAGGGAGCTGCTGACCAGACTGGTCGAGGGTTCCCCGGTCGGGCGCACCCGGGATGCCATCCCCGGGGCGCCTGCCGACCGGCCCGCCCAGCGACTGCTCGCCGAGGGTCTGCTGCACCGCATCCCCAGCGATACCGACGACACCGTGATCCTGCCCAGGGTGGTGGGCCAGGTGTTGCGCGGTGACTTGCCTGGGCCGACCGGTCTGCGCACACCCGATCCCGCGGTACACACCACCACCCAGGCCGAGGTGGATTCGGTGGCCGCCGGCGCCGCCATCGACCTGCTGCGCGAGATTGACCTGGTGATCCAGACACTGTCCGATGCTCCGGCCTCGGAGCTGCGCAGCGGCGGCCTCGGTGTCCGCGATGTCAAGAAATTGACCAAGCTCACCGGCATCGACGAACAGCGCCTGGCACTGATCCTGGAGTTGTCCGCGGCGGCAGGCCTGCTCGCACCGGGAACCCCCGACCCGGAGCCCGCGGCGGGCAACTCGCCGTACTGGGCACCGACCGTCGGTGCGGACCGCTTCATCGAGATGTCCACGGCAGCGCGCTGGCAGCTGATCGCATGGACCTGGTTGAATCTGCCGGCCCGGCCCAGCCTGGTCGGTCAGCGGGGTCCCGATGGCAAGCCCTACGGCGTGTTGTCCGATGCCCTGTATTCGACGGCGGCCCCCCTGGATCGCCGCCTGCTGTTGACGGTGCTGGCCGGATTGCCCGCCGGGGCCGGGGTCGATGCGGAGTCGGCGGCACTGGCGATGATCTGGCAGCGCCCGCGATGGGCGGCTCGTCTGCAGCTGGGCCCGGTGACCGATCTGCTGCGCGAGGCCCATGCCGTCGGATTGGTGGGCCGCGGCGCCATCGCGACGCCGGCGCGGGCCATGCTGGCCCAGCAGTCCGAGGACGCCGCGGATGCCACCATCGCCGCGATGGACAAGGTGCTGCCCGCGCCGCTGGATCATTTCCTGCTGCAGGCCGACCTGACCGTGGTGGTGCCCGGCCCGCTGCTGCGCGAGCTCGCCGAACAGCTCGACGTCGTCGCGACCGTCGAGTCGGCGGGTGCGGCGATGGTCTATCGCATCAGCGAGGCATCCATCCGCCGCGCGCTCGATGCCGGTCGCACCGCGGGCGGGTTGCACGCGTTTTTCGAGAAGCACTCGAAAACTCCTGTCCCGCAAGGTCTGACGTACCTCGTCGACGATGTGGCACGACGGCACGGCCAGCTGCGGGTCGGGATGGCGGCGTCGTTCGTGCGCTGCGAGGACCCCGCGCTGTTGGCCCAGGCCGTGGCGACCCCGGCGGCCGAACCGCTGGAGCTGCGCATCCTGGCGCCCACCGTCGCGGTGTCGCAGGCCCAGATCGGCGACGTGCTGGCCGCACTGCGCGCAGGCGGGTTCGTCCCGGCCGCCGAGGACGCTTCCGGGGCGGTCGTCGACATCCGCGCCCGCGGGGCCCGGGTGCCCACCCTGAGCCGACGTCGGGTCTTCCGGCCGCTGACGGCGCCGACGAACCAGACCCTCGGCGCGATCGTCGCGGTGATGCGCAGCGTGGCCGCCTCGCCGCGGTCCAACGAGCGGCTGGATCCGGCGGTGCTGATCGCACTGTTGCAACAGGCGGCGGTCGAGCAGACCACGGTGGTGATGGGTTACGTCGACCCGGCCGGGGTGGCCACCCAGCGGGTGGTGGCCCCGATCAACATCCGCGGCGGCCAGTTGACGGCGTTCGACCCCGCCGCCGGACGGGTCCGGGAGTTCGCGATCCACCGCGTGACATCCGTGGTGTCGGCCGACTCTGGATAA
- a CDS encoding cold-shock protein, whose translation MPTGKVKWYDSEKGFGFLSQEEGEDVYVRSSALPSGVEGLKAGQKVEFGIAAGRRGPQALQVKLIDPPPSLSRTRRETATVERKHTPDELHGMIGDLITLLESTIQPELRNGKYPDRKVARRVSEVVKAVARELDA comes from the coding sequence GTGCCGACCGGCAAGGTGAAGTGGTACGACTCCGAGAAGGGCTTCGGCTTTCTCTCCCAGGAGGAGGGCGAGGACGTCTACGTGCGCTCCTCGGCGCTGCCCTCGGGTGTCGAGGGACTCAAGGCCGGCCAGAAGGTCGAGTTCGGCATTGCCGCCGGCCGCCGCGGCCCGCAGGCGCTGCAGGTCAAGCTGATCGATCCGCCGCCGAGCCTGTCGCGGACGCGCCGTGAGACGGCCACCGTCGAGCGCAAGCACACCCCCGATGAGCTGCACGGCATGATCGGTGACCTGATCACGCTGCTGGAGAGCACGATCCAGCCCGAGTTGCGCAACGGCAAGTACCCCGACCGCAAGGTCGCCCGGCGGGTGTCCGAGGTCGTCAAGGCAGTGGCGCGCGAGCTCGACGCCTAG
- a CDS encoding DUF2771 domain-containing protein → MKRGLAALAIVALLATAGTVALVMQLRKQPHSPFPQISAYSHGETVRIGPYFYCSVENLDDCENPETTGELTLTSRSALQLSVEPAIARAPWWLARTYEGADAAIVQEFRPNTRTAVTIPPIDARYGRLTGVVVQLPTLVRDEFGNEFPLPHAEWSVRTVWEPSAQYPESVSDYPGH, encoded by the coding sequence ATGAAGCGCGGCCTGGCAGCCCTCGCCATCGTCGCACTGCTGGCCACCGCGGGCACCGTCGCGTTGGTGATGCAGCTGCGCAAGCAGCCGCACAGCCCGTTCCCGCAGATCAGCGCCTACTCACACGGGGAGACCGTCCGCATCGGACCGTACTTCTACTGCAGTGTGGAAAATCTCGATGATTGCGAGAACCCGGAGACGACGGGCGAGCTCACCCTCACCTCGCGTAGCGCGCTGCAGCTTTCCGTCGAGCCTGCGATTGCCAGGGCGCCCTGGTGGCTGGCACGCACGTACGAGGGTGCCGATGCCGCGATCGTGCAGGAGTTCCGCCCGAATACCAGGACGGCGGTGACGATCCCGCCGATCGACGCGCGGTACGGCAGGCTGACCGGAGTGGTGGTACAGCTGCCGACACTGGTACGTGACGAGTTCGGCAACGAGTTCCCGCTACCGCACGCCGAATGGTCGGTGCGCACCGTCTGGGAGCCCTCCGCGCAGTACCCGGAGTCGGTGTCGGATTACCCCGGTCACTGA
- a CDS encoding molybdenum cofactor biosynthesis protein MoaE — MGADVLRVGLSEEPISLTEHEDLVAHAAAGAVVGFAGVVRDHDGGRPVTRLEYSAHPSALETLAEVVHEVAAGAAGVRAVAVSHRIGNLSIGDAALVVAVAADHRGAAFATCARMVDIVKERLPVWKHQHFGDGTDEWVNSA, encoded by the coding sequence ATGGGCGCTGACGTCCTGCGGGTCGGACTGTCCGAGGAACCGATCTCGCTGACCGAGCACGAGGACCTGGTGGCGCATGCCGCAGCGGGCGCGGTGGTCGGGTTCGCCGGGGTCGTCCGTGACCACGACGGCGGACGCCCGGTCACGCGGCTGGAGTACTCGGCGCACCCGTCGGCCCTGGAGACCCTCGCCGAGGTCGTGCACGAGGTCGCGGCGGGAGCAGCGGGCGTGCGTGCCGTGGCCGTGAGTCACCGCATCGGCAATCTGAGCATCGGCGATGCCGCGCTGGTGGTCGCGGTGGCCGCCGATCATCGCGGCGCGGCATTCGCGACGTGCGCGCGGATGGTCGACATCGTCAAGGAGCGGTTGCCGGTCTGGAAGCACCAGCACTTCGGCGACGGCACCGATGAATGGGTCAATTCGGCCTAG
- a CDS encoding YccF domain-containing protein, whose amino-acid sequence MRLILNVIWLIFGGLWLALGYFLAGIICFILIVTIPFGFAAFRIGVYALWPFGYKVVDKPGVRPGAAIGNVIWLIVAGIWLAIGHVLSAIAFAITIIGIPLAIATLKLIPVSLMPLGKEIVPTDEPFAGVAR is encoded by the coding sequence ATGCGCCTGATCCTGAACGTCATCTGGTTGATCTTCGGTGGGCTCTGGCTGGCACTTGGCTACTTCCTCGCCGGGATCATCTGCTTCATCTTGATCGTCACCATCCCGTTCGGGTTTGCCGCCTTCCGCATCGGCGTCTACGCCCTGTGGCCGTTCGGCTACAAGGTCGTCGACAAGCCCGGGGTGCGGCCCGGCGCAGCGATCGGCAACGTCATCTGGTTGATCGTCGCCGGGATCTGGCTGGCGATCGGTCATGTGCTCTCCGCAATCGCCTTCGCCATCACCATCATCGGCATCCCGCTGGCCATCGCGACACTCAAGCTGATCCCGGTCTCGCTGATGCCGCTGGGCAAGGAGATCGTGCCGACCGACGAACCGTTCGCCGGAGTCGCGCGGTGA
- a CDS encoding glutathione S-transferase family protein — translation MSYVNPEGEFSRDTKYIDTRITADGADGYPVEPGRYRLVVARACPWANRAIIVRRLLGLEDVLSIGFCGPTHDERSWTFDLDPDGVDPVLGIHYLRDAYDKRIPDYPKGVTVPAIVDVPTGQVVTNDFAQITLDFSTECTQYHREGAPQLYPEPLRDEIDEVAQRIYTEVNNGVYRCGFAGSQNAYDAAYDRLFTALDWLTERLSAQRYLVGDTITEADVRLFTTLARFDPVYHGHFKCNRSKLSEMPVLWAYARDLFQTPGFGDTTDFVQIKQHYYIVHTDINPTQVVPKGPELAGWLTPHGRESLGGRPFGDGTPPGPTREGERVPAGHTAGQ, via the coding sequence ATGAGCTATGTGAACCCCGAGGGTGAGTTCAGCCGCGACACCAAGTACATCGACACCCGCATCACCGCCGACGGTGCCGACGGTTATCCCGTCGAGCCCGGCCGCTACCGGTTGGTGGTGGCACGGGCGTGCCCATGGGCCAATCGCGCGATCATCGTGCGCCGGCTGCTGGGCCTGGAGGACGTGTTGTCCATCGGATTCTGCGGACCCACCCACGACGAGCGCAGCTGGACCTTCGACCTCGATCCCGACGGGGTCGATCCGGTGTTGGGCATCCACTATCTGCGCGATGCCTATGACAAGCGCATCCCGGACTACCCCAAGGGCGTCACGGTGCCCGCCATCGTCGACGTGCCCACCGGCCAGGTGGTCACCAACGACTTCGCCCAGATCACCTTGGACTTCTCCACCGAGTGTACGCAGTATCACCGCGAGGGCGCCCCGCAGCTCTATCCCGAACCGCTGCGCGATGAGATCGACGAGGTGGCCCAGCGCATCTACACCGAGGTCAACAACGGGGTCTACCGCTGCGGATTCGCCGGATCCCAGAACGCCTACGACGCCGCCTACGACCGGCTGTTCACCGCGCTGGATTGGCTGACCGAAAGGCTCTCCGCGCAAAGGTATCTGGTCGGCGACACCATCACCGAGGCCGATGTGCGGCTGTTCACCACCCTGGCGCGGTTCGATCCCGTCTACCACGGACACTTCAAGTGCAACCGGTCGAAGCTCTCCGAGATGCCGGTGCTGTGGGCCTATGCGCGTGATCTGTTCCAGACCCCGGGCTTCGGCGACACGACCGACTTCGTGCAGATCAAACAGCACTACTACATCGTGCACACCGACATCAACCCCACCCAGGTCGTCCCGAAGGGGCCGGAGCTGGCCGGCTGGCTGACACCGCACGGCCGGGAATCCCTGGGCGGCAGGCCATTCGGCGACGGCACGCCGCCTGGGCCCACGCGTGAGGGCGAGCGGGTACCGGCCGGGCACACCGCCGGTCAGTGA
- the moaC gene encoding cyclic pyranopterin monophosphate synthase MoaC, with the protein MSGLSHLDEAGAAHMVDVTAKSATKRTAVARGSVHTRADVIELIATGGLPKGDALPTARVAGIMAAKRTSDLIPLCHQLALTGVDVEFGIGATEVTITATVRTTDRTGVEMEALTAVSIAALTVYDMIKAVDPAARIDDVHVLRKEGGKTGTWTP; encoded by the coding sequence GTGAGCGGCCTTTCGCACCTCGACGAGGCCGGCGCGGCCCACATGGTCGACGTGACGGCCAAGTCCGCCACCAAGCGCACCGCTGTCGCTCGGGGCAGCGTGCACACCCGGGCCGATGTCATCGAATTGATCGCCACGGGCGGGCTGCCCAAGGGTGATGCGCTACCCACCGCGCGGGTCGCCGGGATCATGGCGGCCAAACGCACCAGCGATCTCATCCCGCTCTGTCATCAATTGGCTCTGACCGGTGTCGATGTCGAATTCGGCATCGGCGCAACGGAAGTGACCATCACCGCGACCGTCCGCACCACCGACCGCACCGGCGTGGAGATGGAGGCGCTGACGGCGGTCAGCATCGCGGCGCTCACCGTCTACGACATGATCAAGGCCGTCGATCCTGCCGCCCGCATCGACGACGTCCACGTGCTGCGCAAAGAGGGCGGCAAAACGGGCACCTGGACCCCATGA